From the Achromobacter xylosoxidans A8 genome, the window AAAGCGGCCGAACCACATGGCGATGCCCAGCAGCACGTTGTAGAACGGCGTGTTGGCGGACAGTCCGGCGAAGGCGCTGCCGTTGTTGTTGGCGGCGGACGTCAGGGCATAGAGGATTTCGGAGAAACCGTGGATGCCGGGGTTGAGCACGCCGGCCTGGCCGGCCGCCACCGAGACCGCCAGGGCCGTGCCGCAAAGCACCAGCAGCGGCGTGGCCAGGATGACGATGGAGACCATCTTCATGTCGTAGGCCTCGATCTTCTTGCCCAGGTATTCCGGGGTGCGGCCTATCATCAGCCCGGCGATGAAGACGCCCAGGATGGCGAAGGCCAGCATGCCGTACAGGCCCGAGCCCACGCCGCCGAACACGACCTCGCCCAACTGCATCAGCAACATCGGCGTCAGTCCGCCCATGGCGTTGAGCGAATCGTGCATGCCGTTGACCGCGCCGCAGGAGGCCGCCGTGGTGACGGTGGCGAACAGCGAGGTGGCGGCGATGCCGAAGCGGGTCTCCTTGCCCTCCATGTTGCCGCCGGGGGAGAAGGCGCTGAGCGTGCTGTCTGCGCTCGCCTGGGCCGCCATCGGGTTGGGCTGCTGCTCGAAGTAGGCGGCGGACAGCGCGAATACCGCGAACAGCACCGTCATGGCCGCCAGGATCGCGATGCCCTGGCGCCGGCTGCCGACCATCTCGCCGAACGAGAAGCACAGCGCGGCGGGGATCGCCAGGATGGCCAGCATCTCCAGGAAGTTCGCCAGCGGCGTGGGGTTCTCGAAGGGGTGCGCGGAGTTGGCGTTGAAGAAGCCACCGCCATTGGTGCCCAGCAGCTTGATCGATTCCTGAGACGCTACCGGTCCCATGGCCAGGGTCTGGGTCTTGCTGACGGCGGGGTCGGTCACGGCCTGCCCCTTGGCGTCGAGCACGGGCTGGCCCTGGGCGTCCATGCGGGGCTGATCGTAGTGCACAGCCTCGACGGTCTGGACTTCCTGGTAGGGGCTGAAGTTCTGGACTACGCCCTGGCTGACCAGCGCCAGCGCCAGCACCAGGGACAGCGGCAGCAACACATACAGCGTGCTGCGCACCATGTCGGTCCAGAAATTGCCGACGGTGGCCGAGCAATGGCGCGACAGGCCGCGGATCAGCGCGAACACCACCGCAATGCCGGTGGCGGCCGAGACGAAGTTCTGCACCGTCAACGCCAGCATCTGCGTCAGGTAGCTCATGGTCGATTCGCCGCCGTAGCCCTGCCAGTTGGTGTTGGTGACGAAGCTGATGGCGGTGTTCAGGGCGGAGTCCGGCGACACCGCGCCCATGCCGGCGGGATTGAGCGGCAGCACGCCCTGCAGGCGCTGCAAGGCGTAGACCGCGGCGATACCGATGATGTTGAAGGCCAGCACCGCCACGGCGTAACGCTTCCAGCCCATCTCGGCCTGCGGGTCTATGCCCGCCAGCCGGTAGATGCCGCGCTCTATCGGGCGGCCCCAGGCGGTCAGCCGCGACTGCCCGTTTTCCATGGCGATGCGGATATAGCGCCCGAGCAGGGGCGCGATCGCTAGCAGGACTGCCAGGTACACGACCAGCAATCCGATGAATTCGGCGGTCATCAGAATTTCTCCGGTTTGAACAGCGCGACCAGCAGGTACACGAACAACAGGGCGGCCGTCAGGCCGCTCAGCCAGTAGAGCCAGTTCATGGTTGCTCTCCCGAAGACAAGGCTTCGCAGAATCGGAGCAGGGCGAAGATCAGCCCGGCCATGACGGCGAAGACGGCGATATAAATGGCATCCACGTATTTCCTCCCGGGAGCGGCGCTCCCTTCGAACGACGGGCCTGCGCGGCGGATAGGGATGCGCGCCGGGCAGGCGTATTGACCAATCAGGACACCGGCAGGTTACGGAGCAGGGGGTAAAAACGGGGTATACGTTTGGGAGAGGGATATAAATGAAACGTAAACGCCCGCATTCAGGCCGTCGCTGCCTGAATGCGGGCGTGACGCACACACCGTTATGGATCAGACCCAGGCGGCGTGGCGGAGGGGAGTGCAGCGGTGGAGAGGCGTGTGCCGTACCGACTCTAGGGCGTTCTAAAAATCCCAGTATTTAGAACATGCAACCCAAGGTGCACCAATTTGGTGCAGAAAATATGTAAATGAATGCTCCTTCTTAGGGCATTCCCCTAGTGTGACAATCCCGCTTCTGGTGCAGAATCTCATCCCATGCAGGTGAGGAGACAAAGCCCTGCATGGGCAAATACCGGCGGCACCGGTACATAAAAAAAGTAAAGCAGTACCCAAAAAAAGCAAAACGCACAGCGGCTGGCACCAGGTAGTGCCAGCCGTTGTCGCATAAAAAGCCGGCATTTGAAGTACCCGGGCTTTTCAAGCGCCGCGTTTCGCGATAATCAGACAGGGTCCGCTCACCCAGCTATGCCGGAATCGCGCCTTTCCTCCCCAAAGCCAGCCACGACTCTCTATTGGCGCCGCAACCTGCGGCTGATCCTGGTGTTGCTTGTCGTCTGGGCCGCGCTGACCTTCATTCCCGCCTATTTCGCCCGCAACCTGAACTTCGACTTCATCGGCTGGCCGTTCGCGTTCTGGATGGCGGCCTACGGCGCGCCGCTGGCATACCTGATCATCATCGGCATTTACGCCCGGGTCATGAACCGCGCCGATGAACACTCCGAAGACGCCGGGGGACACCGCTGATGCCGTTTTTCAGCGGAGATACGCCCCAGCAATTCAGAGTCCGGCTGCGCCGCATCTACGTGCTGTATACGGCAGGCTTCGCGTTGATGATCCTGTTGATGGCGCTGGCCGAGATCCTGGGCATGCCGCGCAACTGGATCGGCTATGTGTTCCTGCTGGTCACGGTCAGCCTGTACGCCGGCATCGGCATCGTCTGCCGGACCTCGGACCAGGTCGAGTACTACGTGGCCGGCCGGCGCGTGCCGGCAATCTACAACGGCATGGCCACGGCCGCCGACTGGATGTCGGTGGCGTCCTTCATCGGTGTTGCCGGCACGCTCTACCTGACGGGCTATGGCGGGCTGGCCTACATCATGGGCTGGACCGGCGGCTATGTGCTGGTGGCCATGTTGCTGGCGCCCTACTTGCGCCGCTTCGGCCAATACACCATTCCCGACTTCATGGGCGCGCGCTATGGCGGCAACATGCCGCGCCTGGCGGGCGTGGCCTGCGCCATTCTCTGTTCCTTCACCTATCTGGTGGCGCAGATCTACGGCGTGGGCATCATCACCACCCGCATGACCGGGATTTCGTTCGAGCTAGGCATCTTCGTGGCTCTGGGCGGCATGCTGGTCTGTTCGTTCCTGGGGGGCATGCGCGCGGTCACCTGGACGCAGGTGGGGCAGTACATCATCCTGGTGATCGCCTACCTGGTGCCGGTGGTGTGGCTGTCGATCAAGCACACCAATATGCCCGTGCCGCAGCTGTCGGCGGGCGTGGTGCTGCAGCAGGTCACTGAAAAAGAGGTGTACCTGCAGAACGATCCCTCCGAAATCGAGGCGCGCCGGCTTTGGCAAGAGCGCGCCAACGAGATGGGCCACCGGGTGGCGGCATTGCCCGAATCCTGGACGCTGGAAAAGGACAAGCTGCGCAGCCGGCTGGCCCAGCTCAACGCCACCGATGCGCCCATGGTCGAGATCCGCTCGGCGGAGCGCGAGCTGTCCAGCTACCCCGGCAGCGTGGAAGAGGCGCGCATTGCATGGTCGCAGTCCAAAGCCACTTTCGAAGCGCGGGCCGCGCCGGCCACGCCGCATGCGGAACCCTTTCCCTCCAAGGACCCGGAAGAGCAGCGCAACATGCGCATCAACTTCCTGGCGATGGTGCTCTGTCTGATGCTGGGCACTGCGGGCATGCCGCATATCCTGATGCGCTCATACACCACGCCTTCGGTCGTCGAGGCGCGCAAGTCGGTATGCTGGTCGCTGCTGTTCATCCTGCTGCTGTACTTCATGGCGCCGGCGCTGGCGTTGCTGGTGAAGTACGAGGTCTATACCCAGGTGGTGGGATCCAGCTTCCTCAGCCTGCCCAATTGGGTGCATGCCTGGAGCGCCGTCGACAGCAATCTGCTGGACGTGACCGACGTCAACCGCGACGGCATCGTGCAGCTCAGCGAGATCAGCATGGGCGCCGACGTGGTGGTGCTGGCCATGCCGGAAATCGGCGGCTTGCCTTACGTGATTTCGGCCCTGGTGGCGGCGGGCGGCCTGGCCGCGGCGCTATCCACCGCCGACGGCTTGTTGCTGACGCTGTCCAACTCCCTGTCGCACGACATGTGGTATCGCATGGTGTCGCCGCGCATGTCGGCGGCGCGCCGCGTGATGGTGTCCAAGATCCTGTTGCTGCTGGTGGCTTTTGGCGCCGCCTGGGTGGCCGCGCGAAAGCCGGCGGACATACTCTTCATGGTGTCGGCCGCGTTTTCCTTCGCGGCTTCGTCCTTTTTCCCGGCGCTGGTCATGGGCGTGTTCTGGCGCCGCGCCAACAAATGGGGCGCGACGCTGGGCATGGCGGCGGGGCTGGCGGTGACGTTCGCCTACATGACGCACACGCATCCGTGGCTGCGCGAATGGGTGCTGGGCATATCGCGCACACAGCCGGTGGACCTGTGGTGGGGCATCCAGCCGATCGCGGCGGGCGTGTTCGGTGCGCCGGTGGCTTTCCTGACGATCATCGTGGTGTCGCTGCTGACGCCGCCGCCCGACCGCGCCACGCTGGCGCTGGTGGACTATCTGCGCCATCCGGGCGCGTCCAAGCCGCAGGGGGAGCGCGCCTAAGGCGTGCCGCAGGCGTCGGCCTTCCGGTTTTCCGGGTCGATGCAGGACGCCCACTGCGCCGCGGGCATGGCCTGCAGCAAGGTATAGGTCTGGCCGGGCGCCCATAGCCATTGCACGCCGCCCGGCGTCCGGCCGGCGGCGTCCCAGATCCGCTTGCGTTGCGCGGCGCTCATGAGGAACTGTCCGTTGCTGTCGCTGGTGCCTTTTGCCAGGACCTGGGCGGGGTCGCGCTTGGCGGCATAGATGCTGGCCGTGCCCTCGGCCGTCTTCCGGGGCTGCACGACGGTCCAGTCGTAGTGGTACGAGTCCAGCGCGGGCGCTTGCCAGGCCGGGCCGGGCAGTACCAGCACGGCGTACGGGTTCGGGCTGGCGCGGTAGGGCAGCCCCAGCACGGGGGTCTCGTCCGACCATGTCTTCCGTTGGCGTAAATAGCGCTGTGCCTCGCGGCCTTGGACATCGTGCGTCACGACTTCGAACGCGTCGTCGGATTTTTCTTGATACGAAATGGTGCGCAGGAGCCGGCCCGCTTCGTCATGCACGTAGCGGGTCACAGGCCGGGACGCTGCGGCGCAATCGTTGGCGCCCAGTTCGGCCAGCCAGCCGTGGGCGTCGTAGCGCAGGCAGAATCGCGCTGGCGGGTTGCGGCGGCCGTCCCAAGCGCGCGAGCGTTCTTCGTAGCCCGTCAAGCGGCCGCTGGCGTCATAGTAGAAGCGCGTTTCCGCGTGCGGCGCGGGTAGCGCGGCCACGCCCGATTCCCGGGCTTCCTGCACGGCGCTGGCGCTGTAGCGGGCAATGCCGCATAAATGCCGACGGCCGTCCGCGCCGCTTTCCCAGCGCAGCATGGTGACGCCGATGCGGGCGTCGGGCGCGGCCGCGTAGACCGACCAGTCCACGCGTTCTGCCCAGATGATGGCGGTGGCGCGGGCGCCCGTGTCGATGGCCACGCCAGGCAGCCACGAGCGGATGCGCGAACCGTCCAGCGCCAGCAAGGTGTTCGCGTCGTCCAGCGAAACGTCCATCACTCCGGTTGTGCGCTGCGCGGACGCGGCCAGCGGTTCGCAGAGCGCGCTCGCCAGCCCGGGCATCATGGACAGCGCCGTCAGCGCCAGCAGCCGCAGCGCGGAATCAGAGCGTGGCATTGTGCAGGTAGGCGATCAGCCCCCAGAGTTCGCTGCTGACGCCGCCCAGGCGCAGGGCGCCATCGCGCGTGTCCATCAGCAGGAAGGGGTAGGCGTTGCGCTCCAGCTTGCCGGGAGGCGGCAGCCGGTAAGGCGTGAAGTGTTCGCCCGATAGCAGGTAGGTATTGCTCATGTCGCCGACATCCACATGCAGGTACCAGACGGTCAGGTCCGTGACGTTGAGAGCCGGGTCCGCTTCGGGGTATATGCCGCCCTGGCCGGCAGGGATGGCGCTGTCCAGCACGGCCATGAGCACGGCGCGCGGGCCGGGTCTTGGAAAGTAGCCGCCTTCGCCGCCGCGCTGCGTGAAGGCCTGGCGGATGAACCCCGCGCCGCGCGTGCCAGGCGTCACCGTGCGGGTGAACAGCGCGTCCAGCTCGGTTTCCGAGAGCGGGCGGGGCGTGGCGGACAGCCGGTCCAGGTCTTGCTTGAAAGCGGTGAACCAGGCGCGGTAGCGCACGAGTTCGGCGGCGCGGTTGAAGTCCTGGGCCCAGGCGTTGCTTGCCGTCAGAAGGCCCAGGCCGCCCAGGCACAGAGCCGCTGTCAGCCAGCGGCGGATGCGGAAGTACACCGTCGGCTGGGCGCGGGGCTTCAATGCGAGACGGATTTCGAGAAGACGTTCATCACCACCACGCCGGCGATGATGAGTCCGATGCCGATCAGCGCGGGCGTGTCCAGGTGTTGCTTGAACAGCACCGCGCCCACGATGGAAATCAACACGATGCCCACGCCGGACCAGATCGCGTAGGCGATGCCCACGGGAATTTCGCGCAACGTCAGCGACAGGAAATAGAACGAGATCAGGTAGCCGACCACCGTGATGATGGACGGCGTCAGGCGCGTGAAGCCTTCGGATCCCTTGAGCGCGCTGGTCGCGAAGATCTCGGCGATGATGGCCACACCCAGGTACAGCCACTTCATTTGCGCGATCCTTCGGATTGCCGCAGCAGCACCAGCAGGGCGCCGGCGCCGCCTTCGCGTTCGGGGGCCTCGGAAAATGCCAGCACTTCGCTTTTCTGCACCAGCCAGGTGCGGGCCTTGTCCTTCAATACCGGCTCCAGCCCCTGCGAACCGTAGCCCTTGCCGTGCACCACGCGCACGCAGCGGATACCGTGTTCCTGGCATTCGTCCAGGAACGACAGCAGGGCGTGGCGGGCCTGTTCCACCCGCAGGCCGTGCAGGTCCAGTTCGGCGCCGGCGCGCCATTGGCCGCGGCGCAGGTTGCGGGCGGTATCGGGCGCGGCGTCGCTGCGCACGAAGGCG encodes:
- the kdpF gene encoding K(+)-transporting ATPase subunit F, producing MNWLYWLSGLTAALLFVYLLVALFKPEKF
- a CDS encoding DUF4212 domain-containing protein, which translates into the protein MPESRLSSPKPATTLYWRRNLRLILVLLVVWAALTFIPAYFARNLNFDFIGWPFAFWMAAYGAPLAYLIIIGIYARVMNRADEHSEDAGGHR
- the kdpA gene encoding potassium-transporting ATPase subunit KdpA, translating into MTAEFIGLLVVYLAVLLAIAPLLGRYIRIAMENGQSRLTAWGRPIERGIYRLAGIDPQAEMGWKRYAVAVLAFNIIGIAAVYALQRLQGVLPLNPAGMGAVSPDSALNTAISFVTNTNWQGYGGESTMSYLTQMLALTVQNFVSAATGIAVVFALIRGLSRHCSATVGNFWTDMVRSTLYVLLPLSLVLALALVSQGVVQNFSPYQEVQTVEAVHYDQPRMDAQGQPVLDAKGQAVTDPAVSKTQTLAMGPVASQESIKLLGTNGGGFFNANSAHPFENPTPLANFLEMLAILAIPAALCFSFGEMVGSRRQGIAILAAMTVLFAVFALSAAYFEQQPNPMAAQASADSTLSAFSPGGNMEGKETRFGIAATSLFATVTTAASCGAVNGMHDSLNAMGGLTPMLLMQLGEVVFGGVGSGLYGMLAFAILGVFIAGLMIGRTPEYLGKKIEAYDMKMVSIVILATPLLVLCGTALAVSVAAGQAGVLNPGIHGFSEILYALTSAANNNGSAFAGLSANTPFYNVLLGIAMWFGRFAIIVAILAMAGSLAAKRRHPAGPGSMPTTGPLFVVLLIGAVLLVGALTYVPALALGPVAEHLQLKG
- a CDS encoding sodium:solute symporter family protein, with amino-acid sequence MPFFSGDTPQQFRVRLRRIYVLYTAGFALMILLMALAEILGMPRNWIGYVFLLVTVSLYAGIGIVCRTSDQVEYYVAGRRVPAIYNGMATAADWMSVASFIGVAGTLYLTGYGGLAYIMGWTGGYVLVAMLLAPYLRRFGQYTIPDFMGARYGGNMPRLAGVACAILCSFTYLVAQIYGVGIITTRMTGISFELGIFVALGGMLVCSFLGGMRAVTWTQVGQYIILVIAYLVPVVWLSIKHTNMPVPQLSAGVVLQQVTEKEVYLQNDPSEIEARRLWQERANEMGHRVAALPESWTLEKDKLRSRLAQLNATDAPMVEIRSAERELSSYPGSVEEARIAWSQSKATFEARAAPATPHAEPFPSKDPEEQRNMRINFLAMVLCLMLGTAGMPHILMRSYTTPSVVEARKSVCWSLLFILLLYFMAPALALLVKYEVYTQVVGSSFLSLPNWVHAWSAVDSNLLDVTDVNRDGIVQLSEISMGADVVVLAMPEIGGLPYVISALVAAGGLAAALSTADGLLLTLSNSLSHDMWYRMVSPRMSAARRVMVSKILLLLVAFGAAWVAARKPADILFMVSAAFSFAASSFFPALVMGVFWRRANKWGATLGMAAGLAVTFAYMTHTHPWLREWVLGISRTQPVDLWWGIQPIAAGVFGAPVAFLTIIVVSLLTPPPDRATLALVDYLRHPGASKPQGERA
- a CDS encoding DMT family transporter — its product is MKWLYLGVAIIAEIFATSALKGSEGFTRLTPSIITVVGYLISFYFLSLTLREIPVGIAYAIWSGVGIVLISIVGAVLFKQHLDTPALIGIGLIIAGVVVMNVFSKSVSH
- a CDS encoding Smr/MutS family protein, whose product is MRGSKVGLADLKRLKKDLQAERERAALAQRVAVLKKPETAPVDDMAAFKRTMKSVTPIKQAARVEHKPVAEPAPALRRANALGETPARADAGVSDGGEITHLLSEGGTAFVRSDAAPDTARNLRRGQWRAGAELDLHGLRVEQARHALLSFLDECQEHGIRCVRVVHGKGYGSQGLEPVLKDKARTWLVQKSEVLAFSEAPEREGGAGALLVLLRQSEGSRK